The Synergistaceae bacterium genomic interval ACCGGCCATCAGTACGCAACTGATATTGCCTGGGCAAAGTCTCAGACAGAAAGAATTAGAGAACTCTATGGCCAGGTTACTGGTTATAGTCTAAGATTTGAAATACCAATATATACAGATAGATAAAAGTCAACTAATGGGCCTTTCTTAAATGGCACTATGTCAAATAGTGTTGGTAGATAAGAATTCTGCCAATAAGTGATATTTTATTAGAAGCATAAGAATAGGAGTGGTTCGACGAGACGAATGTCTCGGAGGCCCACTCTTTCTTTTGCTTTTTTGGTTTTTTAAATGAAGGGCCTTTTTTATTGGATTATTCTTGTGAACTACAGATTATGGTATAACTGAGAAAATTCATTGACAAAAATAGTTTGTAGTAGTAATATAGTTAGGTGCCTAACAATTATGTAAATAAAGGGAAGCCATGCCAAGAAGAATTGGATTAGAACTTCGTGAGACTCAGCAGTTAATAAAAAGAAGAATAATAAAGGATCGCAGTAGTGAACCTCTAGTATTAACTCATAGCCAGATTCGTATTTTAGTATTTATTAACAAAGAAGAAGGTCCAGTATATCAAAAAGATATAGAGGAGCATCTTCATATACGTAGATCAACTGCAACAGAAATGCTTAATGTACTGGAGCGTGATGGTTACATTGTGCGTAGCCGG includes:
- a CDS encoding winged helix-turn-helix transcriptional regulator, with the translated sequence MPRRIGLELRETQQLIKRRIIKDRSSEPLVLTHSQIRILVFINKEEGPVYQKDIEEHLHIRRSTATEMLNVLERDGYIVRSRALHDGRLKEIRITPLTLAVIDEMDQYLDKLEDILRENIKKKDLDVFFEVLDKIKRNIDLG